Proteins from a genomic interval of Streptomyces sp. Tu6071:
- a CDS encoding cob(I)yrinic acid a,c-diamide adenosyltransferase, translating into MVHLTRIYTRTGDKGTTALGDMSRTAKTDPRIAAYADANEANAALGTALALGRLDADVAAVLTRVQNDLFDVGADLCTPVVENPAHPPLRVEQAYVDRLEADCDRFLAPLPKLDSFILPGGTPGAALLHQACTVVRRAERSTWAALEAYGETMNPLTATYLNRLSDLLFILARAANTEHGDVLWVPGGER; encoded by the coding sequence ATGGTCCATCTGACCCGTATCTACACGCGCACCGGCGACAAGGGCACGACGGCGCTCGGCGACATGTCCCGTACCGCCAAGACCGATCCCCGTATCGCCGCCTACGCGGACGCGAACGAGGCGAACGCCGCGCTCGGCACGGCGCTCGCGCTCGGGCGGCTCGACGCGGACGTCGCGGCGGTCCTGACGCGGGTGCAGAACGACCTCTTCGACGTGGGCGCCGACCTGTGCACGCCGGTCGTCGAGAACCCCGCGCACCCTCCGTTGCGCGTCGAGCAGGCGTACGTCGACCGTCTCGAAGCGGACTGCGACCGCTTCCTCGCCCCGCTCCCGAAGCTCGACAGCTTCATCCTGCCGGGCGGCACCCCCGGCGCGGCGCTGCTGCACCAGGCGTGCACGGTGGTGCGGCGCGCGGAGCGCTCGACGTGGGCGGCGCTGGAGGCGTACGGCGAGACGATGAACCCGCTCACGGCGACGTACCTCAACCGCCTCTCCGACCTGCTCTTCATCCTGGCGCGGGCGGCGAACACGGAGCACGGCGACGTGCTGTGGGTGCCGGGCGGGGAGCGCTAG
- a CDS encoding TetR/AcrR family transcriptional regulator, whose protein sequence is MPRGITAKGLATRHRIVEHAAELVREHGTGGTALEDVRHAAGVSSSQLFHYFPEGKSELLLAVARRAGEQILLDQEPQLSALAEGGSWRAWAERVYAHYEAQGPNCDLSALTAQLGMGDPGIREVVSGMHTRWQAALAAGLRAHQSRGTARADTDPDRAAAALLATVQGGVLMMASTDSSAHLRAAVETWLDGMGVTEDGD, encoded by the coding sequence ATGCCTCGTGGAATCACCGCCAAGGGTCTCGCGACCCGACACCGCATCGTGGAGCACGCGGCGGAGCTGGTGCGGGAGCACGGGACGGGCGGGACGGCGCTGGAGGACGTCCGGCACGCGGCCGGGGTCAGCAGCAGCCAGCTCTTCCACTACTTCCCCGAGGGCAAGTCCGAACTGCTCCTCGCCGTGGCCCGCCGGGCGGGCGAGCAGATCCTGCTCGACCAGGAGCCCCAGCTGAGCGCGCTCGCCGAGGGCGGCTCCTGGCGCGCGTGGGCGGAGCGGGTCTACGCGCACTACGAGGCGCAGGGCCCGAACTGCGACCTGAGCGCCCTCACCGCGCAGCTCGGCATGGGCGACCCCGGCATCCGCGAGGTCGTCTCGGGCATGCACACCCGCTGGCAGGCCGCCCTCGCGGCGGGCCTGCGCGCCCACCAGTCCCGGGGCACGGCCCGCGCGGACACCGACCCGGACCGCGCCGCCGCCGCGCTCCTCGCCACCGTCCAGGGCGGCGTCCTCATGATGGCGAGCACGGACTCCTCGGCCCACCTGCGCGCGGCGGTGGAGACGTGGCTCGACGGCATGGGCGTCACCGAGGACGGGGACTGA
- a CDS encoding cellulose-binding protein — protein sequence MSDTSPYGFELVRRGYDRAQVDERISKLVSDRDSALNRITALEKRIEELHLETQNAQAQVSDAEPSYAGLGARVEKILRLAEEEAKDLREEARRAAEQHRELAESAAQQVRNDAESYASERKAKAEDEGVRIVEKAKGEAGNLRAEAQKDAQSKREEADALFEETRAKAAQAAADFETNLAKRREQSERDLASRQAKAEKRLAEIEHRAEQLRLEAEKLRTDAERRSRQTVETAQRQAEDIVADANAKADRIRSESERELAALTNRRDSINAQLTNVREMLATLTGAAVAAAGAPAEDETVARGVPAQQSR from the coding sequence ATGAGCGACACTTCCCCCTACGGCTTCGAGCTTGTGCGGCGTGGGTACGACCGCGCTCAGGTGGACGAACGCATCTCGAAGCTCGTCTCCGACCGTGACAGCGCCCTGAACCGCATCACCGCCCTGGAGAAGCGGATCGAGGAGCTGCACCTCGAAACGCAGAACGCCCAGGCGCAGGTGAGTGACGCGGAGCCTTCGTACGCGGGCCTCGGCGCCCGGGTCGAGAAGATCCTGCGGCTCGCCGAGGAAGAGGCGAAGGACCTGCGCGAGGAGGCCCGCCGGGCCGCCGAGCAGCACCGGGAGCTGGCCGAGTCCGCGGCGCAGCAGGTGCGCAACGACGCCGAGTCCTACGCCTCCGAGCGCAAGGCGAAGGCGGAGGACGAGGGCGTCCGGATCGTCGAGAAGGCCAAGGGCGAGGCCGGCAACCTGCGGGCCGAGGCGCAGAAGGACGCCCAGTCGAAGCGCGAGGAGGCGGACGCCCTCTTCGAGGAGACCCGCGCCAAGGCCGCGCAGGCCGCCGCCGACTTCGAGACGAATCTCGCCAAGCGCCGCGAGCAGTCCGAGCGCGACCTCGCCTCGCGTCAGGCGAAGGCCGAGAAGCGTCTCGCGGAGATCGAGCACCGCGCCGAGCAGCTCCGCCTGGAGGCCGAGAAGCTCCGCACGGACGCCGAGCGCCGCTCGCGCCAGACGGTCGAGACGGCGCAGCGCCAGGCCGAGGACATCGTCGCGGACGCCAACGCGAAGGCCGACCGCATCCGCAGCGAGTCCGAGCGCGAGCTGGCGGCGCTCACCAACCGCCGCGACTCGATCAACGCGCAGCTCACCAACGTGCGCGAGATGCTCGCGACGCTCACCGGTGCGGCCGTCGCCGCGGCGGGCGCGCCCGCCGAGGACGAGACCGTCGCGCGAGGTGTCCCGGCTCAGCAGTCGCGCTGA
- the nucS gene encoding endonuclease NucS, protein MRLVIARCSVDYAGRLTAHLPLAPRLILVKADGSVSIHADDRAYKPLNWMSPPCTLKEGEAEGTPVWTVINKGGEKLVITMAEVLHDSSHELGVDPGLIKDGVEAHLQELLADRLDTLGEGWTLIRREYMTAIGPVDILCRDGEGRTVAIELKRQGGIDGVEQLTRYLELLNRDPHLAPVRGVFAAQEIKPQARVLATDRGIDCAILDYNALRGIEDDKLRLF, encoded by the coding sequence ATGCGCCTTGTCATCGCCCGTTGCTCCGTGGACTACGCGGGGCGGCTCACCGCCCACCTCCCCCTCGCGCCCCGGCTGATCCTCGTGAAGGCGGACGGCAGCGTCTCGATCCACGCGGACGACCGGGCGTACAAGCCCCTGAACTGGATGTCCCCGCCGTGCACCCTCAAGGAGGGCGAGGCCGAGGGCACCCCGGTGTGGACGGTGATCAACAAGGGCGGCGAGAAGCTCGTGATCACGATGGCGGAGGTCCTGCACGACTCCTCGCACGAGCTGGGCGTCGACCCGGGCCTCATCAAGGACGGCGTCGAGGCGCACCTGCAGGAACTCCTCGCCGACCGTCTCGACACCCTCGGCGAGGGCTGGACGCTCATCCGCCGCGAGTACATGACGGCGATCGGCCCGGTCGACATCCTGTGCCGGGACGGCGAGGGCCGCACGGTGGCGATCGAGCTGAAGCGGCAGGGCGGCATCGACGGCGTCGAACAGCTCACGCGCTACCTGGAACTCCTCAACCGCGACCCCCACCTGGCCCCCGTGCGCGGCGTCTTCGCCGCTCAGGAGATCAAGCCCCAGGCCCGCGTCCTCGCGACGGACCGCGGCATCGACTGCGCGATCCTCGACTACAACGCGCTGCGCGGCATCGAGGACGACAAACTCCGCCTCTTCTGA
- a CDS encoding ABC transporter permease, translating into MSTPQPRPAVAPMPVAPAVAATPARSGPSAPAAPYGGSPVPYESPIPIVRAHLGHALRAEWTKIRSVRSTLWTLGVFVLLVVGIGIVFAVAVGDRMGRDDRVTLFAFPGLLLGTICLLTLGVLVISSEYGTGLIRPTLTAAPRRDRVLAAKFLVFSAISFVAVLVSTGVVATATAAFAPAEADLHWGRPALLASLYVSLLGMFALAMGTMLRHSAGAIAAMLGVYFLPTILPLFLVGIDATKDFGQKMMEYSAPSALSLLLSPDQDGNGLPQLGFLAVVTAAVVGSAFAVLHRRDV; encoded by the coding sequence ATGAGCACCCCGCAGCCACGCCCCGCCGTCGCCCCCATGCCGGTCGCGCCCGCCGTCGCGGCCACGCCCGCGCGGTCCGGGCCGTCCGCGCCCGCGGCCCCGTACGGGGGCTCCCCCGTCCCCTACGAGTCGCCCATCCCGATCGTGCGCGCGCACCTCGGGCACGCGCTGCGCGCCGAGTGGACGAAGATCCGCAGCGTCCGCTCGACGCTGTGGACCCTCGGCGTCTTCGTGCTGCTCGTCGTCGGCATCGGGATCGTCTTCGCCGTCGCCGTCGGCGACCGCATGGGTCGCGACGACCGTGTGACGCTCTTCGCCTTCCCCGGGCTGCTGCTCGGCACGATCTGCCTGCTGACCCTCGGCGTCCTCGTCATCTCCTCCGAGTACGGGACGGGGCTCATCCGCCCGACCCTGACCGCCGCGCCGCGGCGGGACCGGGTGCTCGCCGCGAAGTTCCTCGTCTTCTCGGCGATCAGCTTCGTCGCCGTGCTCGTCTCGACGGGCGTCGTCGCGACCGCGACCGCCGCCTTCGCCCCGGCGGAGGCGGACCTGCACTGGGGGCGCCCCGCGCTCCTCGCGAGCCTGTACGTCTCGCTGCTCGGGATGTTCGCGCTCGCCATGGGGACGATGCTGCGGCACTCGGCGGGCGCGATCGCGGCGATGCTCGGCGTGTACTTCCTGCCGACGATCCTGCCCCTCTTCCTCGTCGGCATCGACGCGACGAAGGACTTCGGGCAGAAGATGATGGAGTACAGCGCGCCGAGCGCCCTCTCGCTCCTGCTCAGCCCCGACCAGGACGGCAACGGGCTCCCCCAGCTCGGCTTCCTCGCCGTCGTCACGGCGGCGGTCGTCGGCAGCGCCTTCGCGGTACTGCACCGGAGGGACGTGTAG
- a CDS encoding 3-hydroxyacyl-CoA dehydrogenase family protein, with the protein MAQKLVVVGAGLMGSGIAQVAAQAGWEVALRDVTDAALTRGTDAIKTSYDRFVSKGKLAAADAEAALARITTTTDLDVAAEAGIVVEAVFEKLDVKHEIFRALDGIVKDDTVLASNTSAIPITKIAAVTARPERVVGTHFFSPVPMMALCELVRGYKTSDETLARAREFAESVGKTCIVVNRDVAGFVTTRLITALVVEAAKLEESGVASAEDIDLACKLGFGHAMGPLATADLTGVDILLHAADNIYTESQDEKFAAPEQMRRMVDAGDIGRKSGQGFYEH; encoded by the coding sequence GTGGCACAGAAGCTCGTCGTCGTCGGGGCCGGGCTCATGGGGTCCGGTATCGCGCAGGTCGCCGCGCAGGCCGGCTGGGAGGTGGCGCTGCGGGACGTGACCGACGCGGCGCTGACCCGGGGCACGGACGCCATCAAGACCTCGTACGACAGGTTCGTCTCGAAGGGCAAGCTCGCCGCCGCCGACGCGGAGGCAGCGCTCGCGCGGATCACCACGACCACGGACCTCGACGTCGCCGCCGAGGCCGGGATCGTCGTCGAGGCCGTCTTCGAGAAGCTCGACGTCAAGCACGAGATCTTCCGCGCCCTCGACGGCATCGTGAAGGACGACACCGTCCTCGCCTCGAACACCTCCGCCATCCCGATCACCAAGATCGCCGCCGTCACCGCGCGCCCCGAACGCGTCGTCGGCACGCACTTCTTCTCGCCGGTGCCGATGATGGCGCTCTGCGAGCTCGTGCGCGGGTACAAGACGAGCGACGAAACCCTCGCCCGCGCACGGGAGTTCGCCGAGTCCGTCGGCAAGACCTGCATCGTCGTCAACCGTGACGTCGCCGGTTTCGTGACCACCCGGCTCATCACCGCGCTCGTCGTCGAGGCGGCCAAGCTGGAGGAGTCCGGCGTCGCGAGCGCCGAGGACATCGACCTCGCCTGCAAGCTCGGCTTCGGCCACGCGATGGGGCCCCTCGCCACCGCCGACCTCACGGGCGTCGACATCCTGCTGCACGCCGCCGACAACATCTACACGGAGTCGCAGGACGAGAAGTTCGCGGCCCCCGAGCAGATGCGCCGGATGGTGGACGCCGGTGACATCGGCCGCAAGAGCGGGCAGGGCTTCTACGAGCACTGA
- a CDS encoding ABC transporter permease encodes MAVPQVLHSEWTKIRSVASTVWTLGLAFVVTLGLGVLISVVSNNDFDSMSREDRLTFDPTYISFAGMGLGQLAMIVFGVLVVSNEYSTGMIRTSLAAVPRRGVFFFSKVAVATVLAFVVGLITAFVSFFVGQLILGDHGAAIGDPGVLRAVFGAALYMTLIAMFSMGIAAMLRSPLLSLGILMPFFFIISNILGNVNATKKVGQYLPDQAGTKIMQVVPPLHDDAPYGPWGGLLIMVAWVAAALLVGYALLRHRDA; translated from the coding sequence ATGGCCGTGCCGCAAGTACTCCACTCGGAGTGGACGAAGATCCGCTCCGTCGCCTCGACCGTCTGGACGCTCGGACTGGCCTTCGTCGTCACCCTCGGCCTCGGCGTGCTCATCAGCGTCGTGTCGAACAACGACTTCGACTCCATGAGCCGCGAGGACCGGCTCACCTTCGACCCCACGTACATCAGCTTCGCCGGGATGGGTCTCGGCCAGCTCGCGATGATCGTCTTCGGGGTGCTCGTCGTCTCCAACGAGTACTCGACGGGGATGATCCGCACCTCGCTCGCCGCCGTGCCGCGCCGGGGCGTCTTCTTCTTCTCGAAGGTCGCCGTCGCGACGGTGCTCGCCTTCGTCGTCGGCCTGATCACGGCCTTCGTCTCGTTCTTCGTCGGGCAGCTGATCCTCGGCGACCACGGGGCCGCGATCGGCGATCCCGGCGTGCTGCGCGCGGTCTTCGGCGCGGCGCTCTACATGACTCTCATCGCGATGTTCTCGATGGGGATCGCGGCGATGCTGCGCAGCCCGCTGCTCTCGCTCGGCATCCTCATGCCGTTCTTCTTCATCATCTCGAACATCCTCGGCAACGTGAACGCGACGAAGAAGGTCGGCCAGTACCTCCCCGACCAGGCGGGCACGAAGATCATGCAGGTCGTGCCGCCCCTGCACGACGACGCCCCATACGGCCCGTGGGGCGGACTCCTCATCATGGTCGCCTGGGTCGCCGCCGCGCTGCTCGTCGGATACGCGCTGCTGCGCCACCGGGACGCCTGA
- a CDS encoding LLM class flavin-dependent oxidoreductase — MRIGSFVLAGQYPGQGHGEALHRAVRSAEVAEEAGFESVWLAEHHFVPYGTCPSAVTLAALLLGRTRRLRVGTAVSVLPTAHPVALGEQAALLHLAAEGRFSLGVGRGGPWVDLEVFGSGLDAFERHFPESLDLLLRWLREGRVGASGERYAFREVSVVPRPAQALLPGQPGPEVVVACTSPGTVRLAARRGLPMLLGMHARDEEKAAMVALWRTEARAAGLAPERIDSAAHVSAGVLQLADGDAEARDTLVKAMPEWFREGLGAHVTVDGRQRRMRDPVAYTEFLCGIHPVGTPETAARRLAATAERTGITRFALLAEGSGDLATTEANLRRAGAELLPLLG, encoded by the coding sequence ATGCGGATAGGGAGTTTCGTCCTGGCGGGGCAGTACCCGGGCCAGGGCCACGGAGAGGCGCTGCATCGCGCGGTGCGCTCGGCCGAGGTGGCGGAGGAGGCCGGCTTCGAGTCGGTCTGGCTCGCGGAGCACCACTTCGTGCCGTACGGCACCTGCCCCTCGGCCGTCACGCTCGCCGCGCTGCTGCTGGGCCGCACCCGGCGGCTGCGCGTGGGCACGGCGGTGAGCGTGCTGCCGACCGCGCACCCGGTGGCACTCGGCGAGCAGGCCGCGCTCCTGCACCTCGCCGCCGAGGGCCGCTTCTCGCTCGGGGTGGGCCGGGGCGGGCCCTGGGTGGACCTGGAGGTCTTCGGCTCCGGCCTCGACGCCTTCGAGCGGCACTTCCCCGAATCCCTCGACCTGCTCCTGCGCTGGCTGCGCGAGGGCCGGGTCGGCGCGAGCGGCGAGCGCTACGCCTTCCGCGAGGTGAGCGTCGTGCCGCGCCCCGCGCAGGCGCTGCTGCCCGGACAGCCCGGCCCCGAGGTCGTCGTCGCGTGCACCTCGCCCGGCACCGTACGGCTCGCCGCGCGGCGCGGCCTGCCGATGCTGCTCGGGATGCACGCGCGGGACGAGGAGAAGGCGGCGATGGTCGCGCTGTGGCGCACGGAGGCGCGCGCTGCCGGGCTCGCGCCGGAGCGGATCGATTCCGCCGCGCATGTCAGCGCCGGGGTGCTCCAGCTCGCGGACGGCGACGCCGAGGCCCGCGACACGCTCGTCAAGGCGATGCCGGAGTGGTTCCGCGAGGGGCTCGGCGCGCACGTCACGGTGGACGGCAGGCAGCGGCGGATGCGGGACCCGGTCGCGTACACCGAGTTCCTGTGCGGCATCCACCCGGTCGGCACCCCGGAGACGGCCGCGCGGCGGCTCGCGGCGACGGCGGAGCGCACCGGGATCACGCGGTTCGCGCTGCTCGCCGAGGGCTCCGGCGATCTCGCGACGACGGAGGCGAACCTGCGACGGGCGGGGGCCGAGCTGCTGCCGTTGCTGGGCTGA
- a CDS encoding ABC transporter ATP-binding protein, with translation MIEANGLSKWYGAKKAVDDLSFTVRPGVVTGFLGPNGSGKSTTMRLILGLEQPSAGDVTVGGVPFRQLANAPREVGALLDAKAVHRGRTARNHLLALAQLSGIPARRVDEVLGVVGLQDVARHPAGGFSLGMGQRLGIAAALLGDPRVLLFDEPVNGLDPEGILWVRRLMRALAAEGRTVFVSSHLMSEMALTADHLVVIGRGRLLADMSVRDFIARNATDFARVRVPDDAPGDAERLAGLLRAAGGQVLPEPDGALRVTGLALPAISDLAHEERVRLWELSPHHASLEEAYMRLTQAEVDYRSSADSLEGFEEPDPFGERPPEPAAPGAGQSGWYAPHTPYPRTADTWTGDAVPGAAQEHEEAR, from the coding sequence ATGATCGAGGCGAACGGCCTCAGCAAGTGGTACGGCGCGAAGAAGGCCGTGGACGACCTCAGCTTCACCGTGCGGCCCGGGGTCGTCACGGGCTTCCTCGGGCCCAACGGCTCGGGCAAGTCCACGACGATGCGGCTCATCCTCGGCCTGGAGCAGCCCTCGGCCGGGGACGTCACGGTCGGCGGCGTCCCCTTCCGGCAGCTCGCCAACGCGCCCCGCGAGGTCGGCGCGCTGCTCGACGCGAAGGCGGTGCACCGCGGCCGTACCGCCCGCAACCACCTCCTCGCGCTCGCCCAGCTCTCGGGCATCCCGGCCCGCAGGGTCGACGAGGTGCTCGGCGTCGTGGGCCTCCAGGACGTCGCGAGGCACCCCGCGGGCGGTTTCTCGCTCGGCATGGGGCAGCGCCTCGGCATCGCCGCCGCGCTCCTCGGCGACCCCCGCGTCCTCCTCTTCGACGAGCCGGTCAACGGCCTCGACCCGGAGGGCATCCTGTGGGTGCGCCGCCTCATGCGCGCGCTCGCCGCCGAGGGCCGTACCGTCTTCGTCTCCTCGCACCTCATGAGCGAGATGGCGCTCACGGCGGACCACCTCGTCGTCATCGGGCGCGGCCGGCTCCTCGCCGACATGAGCGTCCGCGACTTCATCGCGCGCAACGCCACGGACTTCGCGCGGGTACGGGTCCCGGACGACGCCCCCGGCGACGCGGAGCGGCTCGCGGGCCTGCTGCGCGCGGCGGGCGGGCAGGTGCTGCCCGAGCCGGACGGGGCGCTGCGCGTCACGGGGCTCGCGCTCCCGGCCATCAGCGACCTCGCGCACGAGGAGCGGGTGCGGCTGTGGGAGCTGTCGCCCCACCACGCCTCGCTGGAGGAGGCGTACATGCGGCTGACGCAGGCCGAGGTGGACTACCGCTCGTCGGCCGACTCCCTCGAAGGCTTCGAGGAGCCCGACCCCTTCGGCGAGCGGCCCCCGGAGCCCGCCGCGCCGGGCGCCGGCCAGTCCGGCTGGTACGCGCCGCACACCCCGTACCCCCGTACCGCCGACACCTGGACCGGCGACGCCGTGCCGGGCGCCGCCCAGGAGCACGAGGAAGCCCGATGA
- a CDS encoding STAS domain-containing protein has protein sequence MHIRGDHSELVVGGRLDVRSAADARSILHSAVDDGVGDLVLDLSELDSWDATGLGVIMGAHRRAGRCGRRLVLRAVPAQMQRLLVATRLHRILAIEAVAP, from the coding sequence ATGCACATCAGGGGCGACCACAGCGAGCTGGTCGTCGGGGGCCGCCTCGATGTCCGCAGCGCGGCGGACGCCCGTTCGATCCTGCACTCGGCCGTCGACGACGGCGTGGGGGATCTCGTGCTCGATCTCTCCGAGCTGGACTCCTGGGACGCGACGGGTCTCGGGGTGATCATGGGGGCGCACCGCAGGGCGGGGCGGTGCGGGCGGCGGCTCGTCCTGCGGGCGGTGCCGGCGCAGATGCAGCGGTTGTTGGTGGCGACGCGGTTGCACCGGATTCTCGCCATCGAGGCGGTTGCGCCGTAG
- a CDS encoding ABC transporter ATP-binding protein: protein MIEVSALTKRYGDKLAVDDLSFTVRPGVVTGFLGPNGSGKSTTMRMMLGLDKPTRGRVLIDGKPYPALDEPLTQVGALLDAKAMHGGRSARNHLLCLAQSNGIPAGRVDEVLDTVGLTAVAKKRAKGFSLGMGQRLGIAGALLGDPRILMFDEPVNGLDPEGIHWIRNLMRSLAHQGRTVFVSSHLMSEMALTAEHLVVIGRGKLLADTSMADFIRDNSRTYVRLRSPERERLLDVLRQEGISVTEGAEGTLEADHADPARLGELAHENGLVLHELSPQSASLEDAFMQLTAQTVEYHAHTGAGPAAVPPGAAPPPPGGVQGWGENQDRKGN from the coding sequence ATGATCGAGGTCTCAGCGCTGACGAAACGCTACGGCGACAAACTCGCCGTGGACGACCTGTCCTTCACCGTGCGTCCGGGCGTGGTGACCGGCTTCCTGGGCCCCAACGGCTCCGGCAAGTCGACCACCATGCGCATGATGCTCGGGCTGGACAAGCCGACACGGGGCCGCGTGCTCATCGACGGCAAGCCGTACCCGGCGCTCGACGAGCCGCTCACGCAGGTCGGCGCGCTGCTCGACGCGAAGGCGATGCACGGCGGTCGCAGCGCCCGCAACCACCTGCTGTGCCTGGCCCAGTCGAACGGCATCCCGGCCGGGCGCGTGGACGAGGTACTGGACACCGTGGGCCTGACGGCCGTCGCGAAGAAGCGCGCGAAGGGCTTCTCGCTCGGCATGGGGCAGCGCCTCGGCATCGCGGGCGCGCTCCTCGGCGACCCGCGCATCCTCATGTTCGACGAACCGGTGAACGGTCTCGACCCCGAGGGCATCCACTGGATCAGGAACCTGATGCGCTCGCTCGCCCACCAGGGCCGTACCGTCTTCGTCTCCTCGCACCTCATGAGCGAGATGGCCCTGACGGCCGAGCACCTCGTGGTCATCGGCCGGGGCAAGCTCCTCGCCGACACCTCGATGGCCGATTTCATCCGGGACAACTCGCGCACCTACGTCCGGCTCCGCTCCCCCGAGCGCGAACGCCTCCTCGACGTGCTGCGGCAGGAGGGCATCTCCGTGACCGAGGGCGCGGAGGGCACGCTGGAGGCGGATCACGCCGACCCGGCGCGCCTCGGCGAGCTGGCCCACGAGAACGGCCTCGTCCTGCACGAGCTGAGCCCGCAGTCGGCCTCCCTGGAGGACGCGTTCATGCAGCTCACGGCCCAGACGGTCGAGTACCACGCACACACCGGAGCGGGCCCCGCCGCGGTCCCGCCCGGAGCCGCGCCCCCGCCCCCCGGGGGCGTACAGGGCTGGGGCGAGAACCAGGACCGGAAGGGCAACTGA
- a CDS encoding SCO5389 family protein, which produces MSLDVSPALLAQAERGEVDEAEFVDCVRTSLPYAWEMVSSLVAQLKVDGGDFADNQTPPPSEKERGQLLRALASDAIRGALQRHFGVRLAFQNCHRVAVFPLDPAVDERLTRFTSVRAQLLNQSPELRDC; this is translated from the coding sequence ATGTCGCTCGACGTCTCACCGGCACTGTTGGCACAGGCCGAGCGAGGCGAGGTGGACGAGGCCGAATTCGTCGACTGCGTCCGGACATCGCTGCCCTACGCCTGGGAGATGGTCAGCTCCCTGGTGGCTCAGCTGAAGGTGGACGGAGGGGACTTCGCCGACAACCAGACGCCGCCGCCCAGCGAGAAGGAGCGCGGCCAGCTCCTGCGCGCACTCGCCAGCGACGCCATCAGGGGCGCGCTCCAGCGCCACTTCGGTGTCCGCCTCGCCTTCCAGAACTGCCACCGGGTCGCGGTCTTCCCCCTCGACCCCGCCGTCGACGAACGGCTCACGCGCTTCACCTCGGTCCGCGCCCAGCTCCTCAACCAGTCCCCGGAGCTGCGCGACTGCTGA